CGCTGCGCCGGCAATGACATTCTTTTGCAATGCTTCTGCGAGCGCCGCCTCATCCACCACCGGGCCGCGGCTGGTGTTGATCAAATACGCCGTGGGCTTCATGAGGCGCAAGGTTTTGGCGTTGATCAAGTGCCTCGTGCCCGGCAGCAGCGGCACATGCAGCGAAACAAAATCCGCTTCGTGCAACAATTCTTCCAACTCGACGCGCAGCGCGCCCAGCTCTTTTTCGAGCACGGGGTTTTGGAATTCATCGGTATACAACACGCGCATGTTGAAACCGCGCGAGCGCATGGCCATGGCGTGGCCGATGCGGCCCACGCCGACCACGCCCAGCGTGCGTCCGGCGAGATCGCCGCCGAGATACATCAACGGGCCCCAGCCTTTGAATTTTCCTGCACGCAAAAAACGCTCGGATTCCGG
The genomic region above belongs to Cytophagia bacterium CHB2 and contains:
- a CDS encoding D-glycerate dehydrogenase; the encoded protein is MNIYVTRPIPQAGLDILRAAYPDFKMNTEDRVLERHELLARVKGLDALLPLLTDRIDGELLDAAGPQLKIVANHAVGFDNIDLKAATERGVLITNTPGVLTDATADHAWALLFAIARRIPESERFLRAGKFKGWGPLMYLGGDLAGRTLGVVGVGRIGHAMAMRSRGFNMRVLYTDEFQNPVLEKELGALRVELEELLHEADFVSLHVPLLPGTRHLINAKTLRLMKPTAYLINTSRGPVVDEAALAEALQKNVIAGAA